The following coding sequences are from one Candidatus Omnitrophota bacterium window:
- a CDS encoding sodium:proton antiporter produces MSIYILCLILFLEGLYCVVRKRNLIKIIIGIGIMGYAVNLFFVLIGYRQNSRSPIFATDQVIKSMVDPFPQAIVSTVIVIGLSLTLVLIAMAIKIYEKYGTFDITKINNLKG; encoded by the coding sequence ATGAGCATATATATATTGTGCCTGATCCTTTTTCTCGAAGGGCTTTACTGCGTTGTCAGAAAGAGGAACCTGATAAAGATAATAATAGGCATAGGAATAATGGGATACGCGGTAAACCTGTTTTTTGTGCTGATAGGGTATAGACAGAATTCCCGCTCGCCGATATTCGCGACGGACCAGGTAATAAAAAGCATGGTGGACCCATTTCCCCAGGCCATTGTCTCTACCGTAATAGTTATAGGGCTGTCGCTTACACTCGTTTTAATAGCCATGGCGATAAAGATATATGAAAAATACGGCACCTTTGATATAACAAAAATAAATAATCTTAAAGGGTAA
- a CDS encoding MnhB domain-containing protein, with protein MGRVREESGMTLIVKTVTRITLGFILLYGVYVAINGHQAPGGGFVGGVIVALSFVHIMLAFGKKVALKRLHSNTLRIFIGVAALVFLFMVMVPWRENYSRLAMPLFELVAVGGGLFAIFIALVLLSKFDKDSE; from the coding sequence ATGACGCTTATAGTGAAGACTGTGACTCGCATAACGCTTGGGTTCATACTGTTATACGGGGTTTACGTCGCTATAAATGGCCATCAGGCGCCGGGGGGCGGATTCGTAGGCGGCGTGATAGTTGCGCTGTCGTTTGTCCATATAATGCTTGCCTTCGGCAAGAAGGTCGCGCTTAAAAGACTGCATTCAAATACACTTCGTATCTTCATAGGCGTCGCGGCACTGGTATTTTTATTCATGGTCATGGTCCCCTGGAGAGAGAATTATTCCCGTCTTGCGATGCCTTTATTTGAATTGGTCGCGGTGGGCGGGGGCTTATTCGCTATATTCATAGCGCTGGTGCTGCTTTCAAAATTCGATAAGGACTCGGAGTGA